The following nucleotide sequence is from Pasteurella multocida.
GCAATTCAATCGATGTTTGTTGCAGTTCTACTTGCTACGATGTCAGGTATTATCGGTGGAGAAACTGTTTTATTAGGCATGTTGGCATTACCACAAATGTTACGCTTAGGCTATAATAAAAACTTAGCTATAGGAACTGTTGTAGCAGGAGGAGCATTGGGTACAATGGTTCCTCCAAGTATCGTGTTGATTATTTACGGAATGACCGCAAATGTTTCTATTGGAGAACTATTTCTTGCAGCAATTCCAGCCTCCTTACTACTTTCTACATTCTATATTTTATATATTCTAGTACTTTGCTACTTCAAACCTAGCTATGGCCCTGCAATGCCTAGCTCAGAAAATCATACATTAACGAAAGAAGATATTAAAAAAATTATTCATGATATTGCAATTCCAGTAGCTATCGCCACATGGATTTTAGGAAGTATTTATGGCGGGATAGCATCAATCACTGAATCTGCCTGTGTTGGTGTAGTTGGGGTAATATTAGCAGCATTCTATCGAAAAGAATTAAATTTCAAAATAGTACAAGAATCACTAAAACATACAATCAATACTGTTGGTATGATAATCTGGGTCGGCATTGGCGCAACAATGATTATAGGTATTTATAATCTAATGGGTGGGGACCGATTTATAGCTAACTTATTCGCTAGCTTAGATGCCTCTCCAATTTATACTATCATTATTATGATGGTTATTTTATTAATACTTGGTATGTTCTTAGATTGGATTGGTGTTGCCATGTTAACAATGCCAATTTTTGTGCCTATTATTACCTCCTTGGGATTTGATCCAATTTGGTTTGGTGTACTATTCTGTGTAAATATGCAAGTATCCTTCCTCAGCCCACCTTTTGGACCAGCAGCTTTCTATTTAAAAAGTGTTGCTCCAGATGGAATAGAATTAACTGATATATTTAAATCTGTATGGCCCTTTATTACATTACAGGTCCTAGTTTTAATTTTGTTACTCATTTTTCCAGAAATCACTTCTTTATTTTTGAGAAAATAAATTCAACTTATAAAACAAAAAGACCGCACTTTCTCGCCTATGCTATCAAGTGCGGTCTGTTTTTTTCATTTTTCTACTGGCACACAGTGCACTCACATCGCGTTTAAGCGCGCAAACCCGGCTTCTAGATCAGCGATTAAGTCAACCGGATCTTCTAAGCCAATATGAACACGAATCAATGTCCCGTTCAGCTGACGTGTGATATTCGGACGCATCGCCATGATCTCTTCCGGTTGATAATGTAAAATCAACGATTCAAATCCTCCCCAAGAATATGCCATGCTAAATAACGTAAAATGATCCATAAACCTCGCTAATTGTTGCGGGTTTAGTCTTTGATTCAACTCAAATGAGAACAAGCCTGTTGCCCCACTAAAATCACGCTTAAAAAATTGATGTCCGGGACAGCTTTCTAATGCGGGATGATAAACGGCTTTTACTTCAGGTTGTGCCGCTAACCAGTGTGCCACCTTCAACGCATTTTCTTCATGTTGTTTCAAGCGAATCCCCAATGTTCGAATACCTCGCGCAGTCATATAAGCACTTTCCGCATCTACCATTTGTCCCATTAAATAAGAATGCTCTCGTAATTGTGCCCAACAACGTTTATTCGCTACCGCAGTACCAATCATCACATCGGAATGTCCCACTAAATATTTGGTTCCAGCTTGAATCGAGATATCAATACCTTGTTCAAGTGCCTTAAAGAACACACCCGCTGACCATGTATTATCGATCATGATCACGATATCAGGATTAACACGACGTGCGGCTTTAACAATCGCCGGTATATCTGAAACCTCCATCGTCAGTGAACTTGGTGCCTCCAAAAAAAGTACTTTAGTATTTTCTTGTACAAGCTCAGTAATGCCTTCACCTATCATGGGATCGTAATAAGTCGTGTCTATTTGCATTTTCTTCAAAACACAATTACAAAACGCTTGCGTCGGCTCATAAGCCGCACCCGTCATTAAAATATGATCACCGCTTTGGACAAAAGATAAAATACTTTGTGTGACCGCTGCGGCACCACAAGGATACAAATAACAACCTTCTCCGCCTTCTAATTCCGCCATCGCTTCTTGCAAGGCAAAATGGGTTAAAGTTCCTCGACGCCCGTAAAATAATTCTCCCTGTGCACGCCCAATGGTCGCTTGTTTTTTATGGGCTAAACTGTCAAAAACCAATGATGAAGCGCGTTGAATCACAGGATTCACGCCCCCCTGTAAAAAGGGTTTTCTACGTCCTGTATGAACAAATTGTGTTAATAATGTTTGTTTTTCTGACATTGTGTTGCATCCTTGATCTGAAGTAAGAAATAAAGATAAGTTAATAAAAAGTTAAAAATAAATAAGGAGATAGGCAAAAACTCCTGTCAAAATGCCTCAACATTCTTTAGAATAGAAAGACAATTTTGCTTATTCTCCCAAAGCAAAATTTTTCGTTTAATTTTTAACAGGAGATTAATACTATGGTATTAGTAACTCGTCAAGCCCCTGATTTTACAGCGGCTGCCGTTTTAGGTAATGGTGAAATCGTTGATAATTTCAATTTTAAACAACATATCGCAGGTAAAGCGGCTGTTGTTTTCTTCTATCCACTCGACTTTACTTTCGTATGCCCATCTGAACTTATCGCGTTTGATCATCGCTATGAAGAGTTCCAAAAACGTGGTGTTGAAGTAGTGGGTATTTCCATTGACTCAGAATTCAGCCACAACGCTTGGCGTAAAACCCCAGTCGAAAATGGCGGTATCGGTGAAGTGAAATATGCTTTAGTTGCCGATATCAAACATGAAATCGCACAAGCCTTTGGTATTGAACATCCAGAAGCTGGCGTGGCGTTACGTGCCTCTTTCTTAATTGATAAAGATGGCGTAGTACGTCACCAAGTTGTGAATGATTTACCATTAGGTCGTAATATTGATGAAATGTTACGTATGGTTGACGCGCTACAGTTCCATGAAGAACATGGTGATGTCTGCCCTGCTCAATGGGAAAAAGGAAAAGAAGGCATGACCGGTAGCCCTGAAGGTGTGGCAAAATACTTAAAACAGCATGCTGATCAACTGTAATTTTTTCAGTTAAGTATTTCTAAAAGGATTAGCCTCTTGCTAATCCTTTTTCATCTATATCAATGTGATATTGGCAAAATAAAAAAGATCAACGCATAACAATACATTGATCTTCTGTGAGGCATGAAAAGGTTATTAACCACCGGCTAATTTAACACGATAGCCTTTCTGTTCTAGTAAATCTTTTAAAAGATCGCGTTTTTCACCTTGAATTTCAATCGTGCCATCTTTTACTGCCCCCCCACAACCACAACGTTTTTTCAGTTCAGTCGCGAGTTTTTTCAATTCATCATCGGATAAATCCAAACCAGTAATGACACAAACACCATTCCCTTTACGACCACTCACCTGACGCTGGATACGCACAATCCCATCACCTTTAGGACGTGTTGGTTGAGGTTTTTCTGTTTTAATTCGACCGGTTTCTGTCGAATAGACTAATGTATCTGTCATTGTTATCTATTCACGGGTAAAGAAGCATTAATTGATTTGAGCACTTCTGCTGGGTTATCTGCTTGTGTAATTGGACGACCAATCACTAAATAGTCAGAACCTGCTTGAATTGCCCCCGCTGGTGTCATTACGCGACGTTGATCACCAAAATCACTGCCAATTGGGCGAATTCCCGGCGTAATCAGTTTAAAATCTTTACCACAGTTAGCGCGTAAAATTTCCACTTCTTGCGGAGAACAAACCACGCCATCTAATCCGGCACGCTGTGTTAGATTGGCTAAACGGATTACTTGTTCCATCGGAGAAGCATTAATGCCAATTTGCAATAAATCTAGATCTTCCATACTGGTTAATACCGTCACACTAATTAAAAGAGGCGCGTCTTTACCATAAGGTTCAAGAATTTTCTTTGCCTCCTCCATCATACGCAAACCACCGCTGGCATGTAAATCAACCATCCACACCCCCAAATCTGCCGCGGAACGCACCGCTCTTGCTACAGTATTTGGAATATCATGAAATTTTAAATCTAAAAACACATCAAAGTTGCGATCATGTAATGCTTTGACAAATTTCGTCCCTAATGTAGTAAACATTTCTTTACCGACTTTCAAACGACATAAGCTCGGATCAATTTGATCAACTAAACGCAATGCTTCTTCTTCTTTTTCATAATCTAGTGCAACAATGATTTTACTCGTCATAATTTTCCCTCTCTGTGTTCAATTAATTATGTTTGCTTAATCTTCTATCGGTTTGATTGTTTCCCAATGTCGGCAAGATGGACAACACCAGGTTAGTTTGTGTGTTTGATAACCACAATTTGTGCAACGGTAGTCAAAATTCTGCTTAATGCGTTCCCCCACCATTTTATGCAACAACACAAGACTTTCTTTTCCTCTCCCTTCTTCAGCATCATTAATTTGATATTGAATAAAGCGGTGAAATAAAAAGGTTGTCGGATGTTGGTTTAATTGCTGATACAACTTCGCTTGTGCGGCTGTTTTACCGTCGATTTCTTCAATTAAATCAGAAAGTGCTAATTCTACAGCACTAT
It contains:
- a CDS encoding TRAP transporter large permease; the encoded protein is MISAFGIGIGTLIIFLMMISLLFIGMPLGFLTGLIALVISYLWFDTTAIMQMIASRVTDFTSSYTFVAVPMFVLMATLLDKTGIARDLYNAMRVIGGRLRGGIAIQSMFVAVLLATMSGIIGGETVLLGMLALPQMLRLGYNKNLAIGTVVAGGALGTMVPPSIVLIIYGMTANVSIGELFLAAIPASLLLSTFYILYILVLCYFKPSYGPAMPSSENHTLTKEDIKKIIHDIAIPVAIATWILGSIYGGIASITESACVGVVGVILAAFYRKELNFKIVQESLKHTINTVGMIIWVGIGATMIIGIYNLMGGDRFIANLFASLDASPIYTIIIMMVILLILGMFLDWIGVAMLTMPIFVPIITSLGFDPIWFGVLFCVNMQVSFLSPPFGPAAFYLKSVAPDGIELTDIFKSVWPFITLQVLVLILLLIFPEITSLFLRK
- the metC gene encoding cystathionine beta-lyase, with product MSEKQTLLTQFVHTGRRKPFLQGGVNPVIQRASSLVFDSLAHKKQATIGRAQGELFYGRRGTLTHFALQEAMAELEGGEGCYLYPCGAAAVTQSILSFVQSGDHILMTGAAYEPTQAFCNCVLKKMQIDTTYYDPMIGEGITELVQENTKVLFLEAPSSLTMEVSDIPAIVKAARRVNPDIVIMIDNTWSAGVFFKALEQGIDISIQAGTKYLVGHSDVMIGTAVANKRCWAQLREHSYLMGQMVDAESAYMTARGIRTLGIRLKQHEENALKVAHWLAAQPEVKAVYHPALESCPGHQFFKRDFSGATGLFSFELNQRLNPQQLARFMDHFTLFSMAYSWGGFESLILHYQPEEIMAMRPNITRQLNGTLIRVHIGLEDPVDLIADLEAGFARLNAM
- a CDS encoding peroxiredoxin C, which produces MVLVTRQAPDFTAAAVLGNGEIVDNFNFKQHIAGKAAVVFFYPLDFTFVCPSELIAFDHRYEEFQKRGVEVVGISIDSEFSHNAWRKTPVENGGIGEVKYALVADIKHEIAQAFGIEHPEAGVALRASFLIDKDGVVRHQVVNDLPLGRNIDEMLRMVDALQFHEEHGDVCPAQWEKGKEGMTGSPEGVAKYLKQHADQL
- the yciH gene encoding stress response translation initiation inhibitor YciH, whose protein sequence is MTDTLVYSTETGRIKTEKPQPTRPKGDGIVRIQRQVSGRKGNGVCVITGLDLSDDELKKLATELKKRCGCGGAVKDGTIEIQGEKRDLLKDLLEQKGYRVKLAGG
- the pyrF gene encoding orotidine-5'-phosphate decarboxylase, with the protein product MTSKIIVALDYEKEEEALRLVDQIDPSLCRLKVGKEMFTTLGTKFVKALHDRNFDVFLDLKFHDIPNTVARAVRSAADLGVWMVDLHASGGLRMMEEAKKILEPYGKDAPLLISVTVLTSMEDLDLLQIGINASPMEQVIRLANLTQRAGLDGVVCSPQEVEILRANCGKDFKLITPGIRPIGSDFGDQRRVMTPAGAIQAGSDYLVIGRPITQADNPAEVLKSINASLPVNR